The following proteins come from a genomic window of Gossypium raimondii isolate GPD5lz chromosome 5, ASM2569854v1, whole genome shotgun sequence:
- the LOC105785114 gene encoding 3-dehydrosphinganine reductase TSC10B isoform X1, translating to MVLFGLLLLPILLLLLYFIVRPRPINIPIKNRHVFITGGSMGIGLAIAKQAASEGARISLLARSVDRLQKAKESICQAYEVEVSIFSADVRDYDAVERAIKEAGPIDVLVVNHGVYYLEEFETQGLDVMKTMIDVNLMGSFNVIKAALPLMKDRKDKGPASIALMSSMAGQAGIYGFAAYSATKFGLRGLAEALQQELLVNNIHLSIIFPPVTETSGIEQARERMPEITKIILESSPGMKAEEVGKITIQGIKSGSFSIPCRLDGRAVAIATAGLSPQTSFLMASIEVVFAGLFRFVALLLQWRGYEIIEKYNYSHKKQQVE from the exons ATGGTGCTCTTCGGTCTTCTCCTCCTACCAAtccttctcctcctcctctaCTTCATCGTTCGGCCGCGGCCCATTAACATACCTATTAAAAACCGACACGTTTTCATAACAGGCGGTTCAATGGGCATCGGGCTAGCCATAGCCAAACAAGCTGCATCGGAGGGAGCGCGTATTTCCCTCTTGGCTCGCTCCGTTGACCGGCTCCAAAAAGCAAAGGAATCAATCTGTCAAGCCTATGAAGTCGAGGTCTCGATCTTTAGTGCTGATGTTCGTGACTACGATGCCGTTGAGCGTGCGATAAAAGAGGCTGGCCCTATCGATGTTCTAGTAGTTAACCATGGGGTGTATTACCTTGAGGAGTTTGAGACCCAAGGACTAGATGTGATGAAGACGATGATAGACGTGAATCTGATGGGAAGCTTCAATGTCATCAAAGCAGCTTTGCCGTTAATGAAGGATAGAAAGGACAAGGGACCTGCCTCCATTGCTCTTATGTCTTCAATGGCCGGCCAG gCGGGTATATATGGTTTTGCGGCTTACTCAGCAACCAAATTTGGGCTCAGAGGACTAGCAGAGGCATTGCAACAGGAACTTTTGGTGAACAACATTCATCTCTCTATCATTTTCCCTCCCGTTACTGAAACTTCGGGTATTGAACAAG CAAGGGAGAGAATGCCGGAAATCACCAAGATCATATTGGAGTCATCTCCTGGAATGAAAGCTGAAGAAGTTGGGAAGATAACAATACAAGGCATTAAATCAGGAAGTTTTAGCATACCGTGCAGGCTTGATGGACGAGCAGTGGCAATAGCTACAGCTGGTTTATCCCCTCAGACATCTTTCCTCATGGCATCTATTGAAGTGGTTTTTGCAGGTCTATTTCGCTTTGTAGCTCTGCTTTTGCAATGGAGAGGCTATGAGATTATAGAAAAATACAACTACTCGCATAAAAAACAGCAAGTGGAATAA
- the LOC105785114 gene encoding 3-dehydrosphinganine reductase TSC10B isoform X2: MVLFGLLLLPILLLLLYFIVRPRPINIPIKNRHVFITGGSMGIGLAIAKQAASEGARISLLARSVDRLQKAKESICQAYEVEVSIFSADVRDYDAVERAIKEAGPIDVLVVNHGVYYLEEFETQGLDVMKTMIDVNLMGSFNVIKAALPLMKDRKDKGPASIALMSSMAGQAGIYGFAAYSATKFGLRGLAEALQQELLVNNIHLSIIFPPVTETSARERMPEITKIILESSPGMKAEEVGKITIQGIKSGSFSIPCRLDGRAVAIATAGLSPQTSFLMASIEVVFAGLFRFVALLLQWRGYEIIEKYNYSHKKQQVE; encoded by the exons ATGGTGCTCTTCGGTCTTCTCCTCCTACCAAtccttctcctcctcctctaCTTCATCGTTCGGCCGCGGCCCATTAACATACCTATTAAAAACCGACACGTTTTCATAACAGGCGGTTCAATGGGCATCGGGCTAGCCATAGCCAAACAAGCTGCATCGGAGGGAGCGCGTATTTCCCTCTTGGCTCGCTCCGTTGACCGGCTCCAAAAAGCAAAGGAATCAATCTGTCAAGCCTATGAAGTCGAGGTCTCGATCTTTAGTGCTGATGTTCGTGACTACGATGCCGTTGAGCGTGCGATAAAAGAGGCTGGCCCTATCGATGTTCTAGTAGTTAACCATGGGGTGTATTACCTTGAGGAGTTTGAGACCCAAGGACTAGATGTGATGAAGACGATGATAGACGTGAATCTGATGGGAAGCTTCAATGTCATCAAAGCAGCTTTGCCGTTAATGAAGGATAGAAAGGACAAGGGACCTGCCTCCATTGCTCTTATGTCTTCAATGGCCGGCCAG gCGGGTATATATGGTTTTGCGGCTTACTCAGCAACCAAATTTGGGCTCAGAGGACTAGCAGAGGCATTGCAACAGGAACTTTTGGTGAACAACATTCATCTCTCTATCATTTTCCCTCCCGTTACTGAAACTTCGG CAAGGGAGAGAATGCCGGAAATCACCAAGATCATATTGGAGTCATCTCCTGGAATGAAAGCTGAAGAAGTTGGGAAGATAACAATACAAGGCATTAAATCAGGAAGTTTTAGCATACCGTGCAGGCTTGATGGACGAGCAGTGGCAATAGCTACAGCTGGTTTATCCCCTCAGACATCTTTCCTCATGGCATCTATTGAAGTGGTTTTTGCAGGTCTATTTCGCTTTGTAGCTCTGCTTTTGCAATGGAGAGGCTATGAGATTATAGAAAAATACAACTACTCGCATAAAAAACAGCAAGTGGAATAA
- the LOC105769594 gene encoding probable LL-diaminopimelate aminotransferase, chloroplastic, with protein MYYSQFLSRVCMPHAVLLQPKESWNSSKSNDEIIVGHCTKVPRNSNLEKLRSGYLFPEISRHESEHLRKNPDASLIRLGIGDTTQPIPDTITLAMAEQVRGLSTIQGYRGYGAEQGNMPLRKTIAGKFYQDMGIKANEIFVSDGAQCDISRLQTLLGSNVTVAVQDPSFPAYIDSSVLVGQAGELEEETGKYGNIIYMNCGPENNFFPDLSTIPRTDIIFLCSPNNPTGHAASWQQLKQLVEFAKANGSIIVHDSAYAAYIRDGSPRSIFAVPGAKEVAIEISSFSKFAGFTGVRLGWTVVPEELLYSNGFPVIKDFNRIVCTCFNGASNIAQAGGLACLSTDGYQDLCKVIDYYMENAKILVDGFTSLGWKVYGGKNAPYIWVHFPGMSSWNVFAEILKKTNIVTIPGRGFGPAGEEYIRVSAFGQRQITLEALRRLNSFL; from the exons ATGTATTATTCTCAGTTCTTATCCCGGGTTTGCATGCCTCATGCAGTGTTATTACAACCTAAAGAAAGTTGGAACAG TTCAAaatcaaatgatgaaatcataGTTG GTCATTGCACGAAGGTCCCACGAAATTCGAACTTGGAGAAACTACGTAGTGGATATCTTTTTCCTGAG ATATCCAGGCATGAATCTGAACACTTGCGGAAGAACCCAGATGCAAGCTTAATAAGACTTGGAATTGGCGATACAACACAGCCTATACCAGACACCATAACACTAGCAATGGCTGAG CAAGTTCGTGGCCTATCAACGATTCAAGGTTATAGAGGATATGGAGCCGAACAAGGCAACATG CCATTAAGGAAGACAATTGCAGGAAAATTTTACCAGGATATGGGTATTAAAGCTAATGAGATTTTCGTATCGGACGGTGCACAATGCGACATTTCTCGCCTTCAG ACGCTTCTAGGATCCAATGTTACAGTGGCTGTGCAGGACCCATCTTTCCCT GCCTATATTGATTCAAGTGTCCTGGTTGGTCAAGCTGGTGAGTTAGAAGAGGAAACAGGCAAGTATGGGAACATTATCTATATGAACTGCGGGCCTGAGAATAATTTCTTCCCTGATCTATCAACAATCCCAAGGACAGATATCATTTTCCTTTGTTCACCAAACAATCCCACGGGCCATGCTGCATCATGGCAGCAACTAAAGCAACTCGTAGAGTTCGCAAAGGCCAATGGATCAATCATAGTGCATGACTCTGCCTATGCTGCTTATATCAGAGATGGAAGCCCGAGGTCCATCTTTGCAGTTCCTGGAGCCAAAGAG GTTGCCATTGAAATTTCATCCTTCTCCAAATTTGCTGGTTTTACAGGCGTCCGACTTGGCTGGACGGTGGTCCCTGAGGAGCTCTTGTACTCCAACGGCTTCCCTGTTATAAAGGATTTCAACCGCATTGTTTGCACTTGCTTTAATGGCGCATCAAATATTGCCCAGGCTGGAGGCCTTGCATGCCTTTCAACAGATGGTTATCAG GACCTATGCAAGGTGATTGACTACTACATGGAGAATGCTAAAATACTGGTAGATGGATTTACATCACTTGGATGGAAGGTTTATGGTGGGAAGAATGCACCCTATATATGGGTACACTTTCCAGGAATGAGTTCCTGGAATGTATTCGCTGAAATTCTGAAGAAAACAAACATAGTGACAATTCCAGGGAGGGGATTTGGACCTGCGGGCGAAGAGTATATTAGAGTCAGTGCATTTGGTCAAAGACAAATTACTTTAGAAGCTTTAAGGCGGCTCAATTCCTTTCTATAA
- the LOC105769593 gene encoding uncharacterized protein LOC105769593, translated as MDEKPEGHTDGIHKEDQGKPVEVEEMHSLNISKDDVNKLEDGNKEDKDDKHVEQGDRMNKDGDLDSKAQEEVNETTREDLAEEEQEPVFDGTEVPGMQANRSSSTRSLDPDPEEEGSVWPEKAVALKNFVKEKGAAVTSVLRRLSLKRDGVEQANVDVDKDTSDSAKLGEQAAMSPRTAERSAWNPLNYIKVSRDTDSESKAEQGKNIIEESLLPIATKGRIILYTRLGCRDCREARLFLQRKRLRYVEINIDVYPSRKLEIEKVSGSCAVPKVILNEVLIGGLSELKGLDESGKLDEKIDFFISEAPSPEAPLPPLPGEDDVSDNGPVDELAVIVQKMKATIVVKDRLYKMRRFTNCFLGSEAVDFLSEDQYLEREEAVEFGQKLASEHFFRHVLDENLFEDGDHLYRFLDHDPTVSSQCHNIPRGIIELKPKPIAEIASRLRFLSYAIFEAYASEDGRHVDYRSIHGSEEFARYLRIVQELQRVKVQDMPREEKLAFFINLYNMMAIHAILAWGHPAGPLERRKLFGDFKYVVGGCTYSLSSIQNGILRGNQRPPYNLMKPFGVKDKRSQVALPYPEPLIHFALVCGTRSGPALRCYSPGNIDKELMDAARDFLRAGGLIVDLSGKVAYASKILKWYSVDFGKNEVEVLKHASNYLEPTDSEALLEIIADAQLKVIYQPYDWRLNC; from the exons ATGGATGAAAAACCAGAGGGACATACTGATGGTATTCACAAAGAAGATCAAGGAAAACCTGTGGAGGTGGAGGAGATGCATAGTCTGAACATCAGCAAGGACGATGTTAATAAGTTAGAGGACGGTAATAAAGAAGACAAAGATGACAAACATGTTGAACAAGGTGACAGGATGAATAAGGATGGGGATTTGGATTCCAAAGCTCAAGAAGAAGTGAACGAAACTACAAGAGAAGATCTTGCTGAGGAGGAGCAAGAACCAGTCTTCGATGGAACAGAGGTTCCTGGGATGCAGGCTAATCGGAGTTCATCAACTCGTTCCTTGGATCCTGATCCAGAGGAAGAGGGGTCTGTGTGGCCTGAGAAAGCAGTGGCACTTAAGAATTTTGTTAAGGAAAAGGGTGCTGCAGTGACCAGTGTCCTGCGTCGGCTTTCTTTAAAAAGAGATGGAGTTGAACAGGCTAATGTTGATGTAGATAAGGACACTTCAGATTCTGCTAAACTTGGGGAGCAAGCTGCAATGTCTCCAAGGACTGCAGAAAGATCTGCTTGGAATCCCTTAAACTACATTAAGGTGTCACGTGATACTGATTCAGAAAGCAAAGCCGAGCAGGGGAAGAATATCATTGAAGAATCACTTCTACCTATTGCCACAAAAGGAAGAATTATATTGTATACAAGGTTAGGATGCCGAGATTGTAGAGAAGCTAGGTTATTTCTGCAAAGAAAAAGGCTTAGATATGTTGAGATCAACATTGATGTATACCCCAGTAGAAAGTTGGAGATAGAGAAGGTCTCTGGATCTTGTGCCGTTCCTAAGGTCATCTTGAATGAAGTATTGATTGGGGGCTTGAGTGAACTAAAAGGCTTAGATGAGTCTGGCAAGCTTGATGAgaagattgatttttttatttctgaagCACCGTCACCTGAAGCACCTTTACCACCTCTTCCTGGTGAAGATGATGTGTCCGATAATGGACCTGTTGATGAACTAGCTGTAATTGTTCAAAAAATGAAAGCAACTATTGTTGTGAAGGATCGGTTATACAAGATGCGCAGGTTCACTAATTGTTTTCTAGGTTCGGAAGCAGTAGATTTTCTATCTGAAGATCAGTACCTGGAAAGGGAAGAG GCTGTTGAATTTGGGCAAAAGCTTGCCAGTGAGCACTTTTTCCGACATGTTCTTGA TGAGAATCTTTTTGAGGATGGTGACCACTTGTATCGGTTCTTGGACCATGATCCTACTGTGTCGTCTCAATGTCACAACATTCCAAGGGGTATAATTGAACTGAAGCCAAAGCCCATTGCTGAAATTGCATCAAGGCTGAGGTTTTTGTCCTATGCTATTTTTGAAGCGTATGCATCAGAAGATGGAAGACATGTTGATTACAGAAGTATTCATGGAAGTGAGGAATTTGCAAG gtactTAAGAATAGTTCAAGAGCTCCAAAGAGTAAAAGTTCAGGACATGCCAAGGGAGGAGAAGCTCgcttttttcataaatttgtaCAATATGATGGCTATCCATGCAATACTAGCGTGGGGTCATCCTGCTGGTCCATTGGAACGAAGGAAGCTGTTTGGAGACTTTAAGTATGTTGTTGGTGGGTGCACATATTCGCTTTCATCCATTCAGAATGGCATTTTAAGGGGCAATCAAAGGCCACCATACAATCTTATGAAACCATTTGGCGTAAAAGATAAACGATCACAG GTGGCTCTACCCTATCCCGAGCCTCTAATTCACTTTGCCCTGGTTTGCGGTACCCGGTCTGGGCCTGCTCTTCGATGCTACTCTCCTGGGAACATTGATAAAGAGCTGATGGATGCAGCACGGGATTTCTTAAGAGCTGGTGGCCTTATTGTTGATTTGAGTGGCAAGGTCGCATATGCTAGTAAGATCctcaaatg GTATAGTGTTGATTTTGGGAAGAATGAAGTAGAGGTATTGAAACATGCCTCAAATTACTTGGAGCCAACTGACTCAGAAGCTTTGCTGGAGATTATTGCTGATGCTCAGTTGAAGGTGATATACCAGCCATATGATTGGAGATTGAACTGCTAG
- the LOC105769596 gene encoding pentatricopeptide repeat-containing protein At4g18520, chloroplastic, whose product MLSLTVISPQVTHFQWPSFFTIQSPSFHYSNSRNESRPRITKNPPQFSCFSSKDSCFLPEFDDLTSISTYHEDPDAGFRDRTPPSVSRNVGSDELAALLQSCSNGRQVRRVHAVVLKRLGNPVTYVENNLLSSYLKFGTLVEARKVFDNMAERNVVSWTAMINGYSKLGFDDEALRLFWDSISCGVQGNRKMLVCLMNLCSRRADFELGRQIHGCILKANCRNLIVDSAVTYFYAQCGELSRAFQVFHGMAEKDVVCWTAMITACSQQGYAEEAFSLFSRMLSDGFWPNEFTVCSVLKACGEQKALRPGRQLHGAIIKKMFKNDVFLGSSLVDMYAKCGEILDARIVFNGMSSRNTVTWTSIIAGYARKGLGEDAISLFRVMKRRNIIANNLTIVSILRACGSVVDLLMGKEVHAQIVKKSIQTNMYIGSTLVWFYCKCGEYDIASKVLQQMPLRDVVSWTAMISGCASVGHEAEALDILKEMMEEGVEPNSFTYSSALKACAKLGAITKGKLIHSFANKTPAFSNVFVGSALIHMYAKCGFVAEASRVFDSMPERNLVSWKAMIMGYARNGLCREALQLMYRMEAEGFEVDDYILATVLSACGDIELDEGPSSEILLVT is encoded by the coding sequence ATGCTTTCGTTAACGGTGATTTCACCCCAAGTGACGCACTTTCAATGGCCTTCCTTTTTCACTATTCAAAGTCCATCATTTCATTATTCGAATTCCAGAAACGAGTCCAGACCAAGAATCACCAAAAACCCACCccaattttcttgtttttcttccaAAGATTCATGTTTTCTACCCGAATTCGATGATTTAACCAGTATTTCAACTTACCATGAAGACCCAGATGCTGGTTTTAGGGATAGAACCCCACCGTCGGTTAGTCGAAATGTCGGTTCTGATGAGCTGGCAGCTTTGCTTCAATCTTGTAGCAATGGTAGACAAGTTAGGAGAGTCCATGCGGTTGTTTTGAAGCGTTTAGGGAACCCAGTGACCTATGTTGAGAATAATTTGTTAAGTTCGTATTTAAAATTTGGGACGCTGGTGGAAGCTCGAAAGGTGTTTGATAATATGGCTGAAAGAAATGTCGTCAGTTGGACAGCAATGATTAATGGGTACTCCAAATTGGGTTTTGATGATGAAGCTTTGAGGTTGTTTTGGGATTCGATATCATGTGGGGTTCAAGGGAACAGGAAGATGCTTgtttgtttgatgaatttgtgtaGTAGGCGGGCGGATTTTGAATTAGGCAGACAAATTCATGGGTGTATCCTGAAAGCGAACTGTAGGAACTTGATTGTGGATAGTGCTGTTACTTATTTTTATGCACAATGTGGGGAGTTGTCAAGGGCTTTTCAAGTGTTTCATGGGATGGCAGAGAAGGATGTGGTTTGTTGGACAGCTATGATAACTGCTTGCTCCCAACAAGGATATGCGGAGGAGGCTTTCTCGTTGTTTTCGAGAATGCTAAGTGATGGTTTTTGGCCTAATGAGTTCACCGTTTGCAGTGTTTTGAAGGCTTGTGGAGAGCAAAAGGCATTGAGACCAGGTAGACAATTACATGGTGCCATAATAAAAAAGATGTTCAAAAATGATGTTTTCTTAGGGTCTTCTCTTGTGGACATGTATGCAAAATGCGGGGAGATATTAGATGCTAGGATTGTGTTTAATGGGATGAGTAGTAGAAATACGGTTACCTGGACTTCTATTATAGCAGGGTATGCTAGGAAGGGTCTCGGTGAGGATGCCATTAGTCTTTTTCGAGTAATGAAGAGACGAAATATAATTGCTAATAACTTGACCATCGTTAGCATACTCAGGGCTTGTGGTTCAGTTGTGGATTTACTTATGGGCAAGGAAGTCCACGCacaaatagtaaaaaaatctaTCCAAACGAATATGTACATAGGAAGCACTCTAGTATGGTTCTATTGTAAATGTGGGGAGTACGATATTGCCTCCAAAGTCCTTCAACAGATGCCGCTGAGGGATGTTGTCTCGTGGACTGCCATGATTTCTGGCTGTGCAAGCGTAGGGCATGAGGCTGAGGCTCttgatattttgaaagaaatGATGGAGGAGGGTGTAGAACCTAACTCTTTTACCTATTCTTCAGCTTTGAAAGCATGTGCTAAGCTTGGAGCTATTACAAAAGGGAAGTTAATTCACTCCTTCGCAAATAAAACTCCTGCCTTTTCTAATGTCTTTGTGGGCAGTGCATTGATCCATATGTATGCGAAATGCGGTTTTGTAGCGGAGGCTTCTCGTGTTTTTGACAGCATGCCAGAAAGGAATTTGGTTTCGTGGAAGGCCATGATCATGGGTTATGCAAGAAACGGGCTATGTCGAGAAGCTTTGCAACTCATGTATCGGATGGAAGCAGAAGGTTTTGAGGTGGATGATTACATCCTCGCTACGGTTCTTAGTGCATGCGGAGATATTGAATTGGATGAAGGTCCTTCATCGGAAATATTACTGGTGACCTAA
- the LOC105769597 gene encoding uncharacterized protein At4g37920, producing the protein MELACASFQACSIFPVRLKSSKATKFESSLALLPSCKSSNSSRIRCLSSKFLSYPALCINRVSGQQRFSLAAVVGDKTAVPNNCDEEKISDSDSAGSSLINDEVTRDGENDGDKGSVEGMDSVKMIRVCDKLIEVFLVDKPTPTDWRRLLAFSKEWNNIRPHFFQRCQERADVEGDPGMKHKLLRLGRKLKEIDEDIQRHNELLEVIKGSPSEISEMVARRRKDFTKEFFVHIHTVAESYYDNPTEQNALAKLGNTCLAAVQAYDTAAENVEALNAAELKFQDIINSPSLDVACRKIDSLAEKNQLDSALVLMITKAWSAAKESNMTKDEVKDILYHLYMTARGNLQRLLPKEIRIVKYLLTIEDPEERLCALNDAFTPGEELEGSDMDNLYTTPEKLHTMMRAVVDAYNFSHEGTLLREARDLMNPKIIEKLGELIKIVEKNFM; encoded by the exons aTGGAATTGGCTTGTGCAAGTTTTCAAGCTTGTTCTATATTTCCAGTGAGATTAAAATCTTCTAAAGCCACAAAATTTGAATCTTCTTTAGCTTTACTTCCTTCCTGTAAAAGTTCAAACTCATCTCGGATTCGTTGTTTGTCTTCAAAGTTCTTAA GTTATCCTGCATTGTGTATTAATCGGGTAAGCGGGCAGCAGCGGTTTTCTCTTGCGGCTGTTGTTGGTGATAAAACTGCGGTGCCAAATAATTGTGATGAAGAGAAGATTTCAGATTCAGATTCTGCTGGTTCCTCGCTAATTAATGATGAGGTGACCAGAGATGGGGAAAATGATGGTGATAAAGGTAGTGTTGAGGGGATGGATAGCGTTAAAATGATCAGAGTATGTGACAAGTTAATTGAGGTTTTCTTGGTTGACAAGCCTACGCCGACTGATTGGAGAAGATTACTTGCTTTCAGTAAGGAATGGAACAACATCCGACCTCATTTCTTTCAGCGTTGTCAGGAACGAGCTGATGTTGAAGGTGATCCTGGAATGAAGCATAAGCTTCTTCGACttggaaggaaattgaaagAG ATTGATGAAGATATTCAAAGACACAACGAACTTCTTGAAGTGATCAAGGGTTCACCATCTGAGATTAGTGAAATGGTTGCTAGACGTCGTAAAGATTTTACAAAAGAATTCTTTGTGCATATCCATACTGTAGCAGAATCATATTATGACAATCCAACTGAACAAAATG CTCTAGCAAAGCTTGGGAATACTTGCTTGGCTGCTGTACAAGCTTACGATACTGCTGCTGAAAACGTTGAGGCACTTAATGCAGCAGAGTTGAAATTCCAAGATATCATCAATTCACCTTCTCTAGATGTTGCTTGCCGGAAGATTGATAGTTTGGCTGAGAAAAACCAACTTGACTCAGCATTGGTGCTAATGATCACTAAAGCTTGGTCAGCTGCCAAGGAATCTAACATGACGAAAGATGAG GTAAAAGACATATTATACCACTTGTATATGACTGCTAGAGGTAATCTACAGAGGCTCCTTCCAAAAGAGATTAGGATTGTGAAGTACCTTCTTACAATTGAGGATCCTGAGGAGCGACTGTGTGCCCTAAATGATGCCTTTACACCTGGAGAAGAACTTGAAGGGAGCGATATGGACAACCTTTACAC GACTCCGGAGAAGCTTCATACCATGATGAGAGCTGTGGTGGATGCTTATAATTTCAGCCATGAAGGCACTCTCTTAAGGGAAGCTAGAGATTTGATGAATCCGAAGATAATCGAAAAGCTGGGGGAGTTAATAAAGATTGTGGAGAAAAACTTCATGTGA